In the genome of Aspergillus flavus chromosome 8, complete sequence, one region contains:
- a CDS encoding inosine triphosphate pyrophosphatase (Inosine triphosphate pyrophosphatase) has protein sequence MTDSDNPLILVTGNKNKVLEVKAILGPTATLEVLDINLPEIQGSVEEITREKCRAAAETIGGPVLVEDSALEMRALGGLPGAYVKAFVETIGNEGLNRILSAFDDKSAEAVCTFGYSQGPGHEPLLFQGRLQGRIVPARGVSSFGWEPIFEVEGEGVTLAEMEVGKKNGLSHRFKALVKFREWFLGARRPV, from the exons ATGACCGACTCCGACAACCCCCTGATCCTCGTGACAGGGAACAAAAACAAAGTCCTAGAAGTAAAAGCCATCCTGGGGCCCACCGCCACGCTCGAAGTCCTGGATATCAATCTCCCCGAGATCCAGGGTAGTGTGGAAGAGATTACGCGTGAGAAATGTCGCGCGGCAGCTGAGACT ATAGGAGGGCCGGTGTTGGTTGAAGATTCGGCGCTTGAGATGCGCGCGTTGGGTGGTTTGCCTGGGGCTTATGT aaaagcatTCGTGGAAACAATAGGCAACGAGGGCCTTAACCGAATCCTCTCAGCCTTCGACGATAAATCCGCCGAAGCAGTATGTACGTTCGGATATTCCCAAGGACCAGGACATGAGCCTCTTCTATTCCAGGGTCGATTGCAA GGACGCATCGTTCCAGCTAGGGGCGTTTCATCTTTCG GTTGGGAGCCGATTTTTGAAGTCGAAGGGGAGGGAGTGACGTTGGCGGAGATGGAGGTTGGGAAGAAG AATGGACTTTCGCATCGCTTTAAGGCGTTGGTGAAGTTTAGAGAATGGTTTTTGGGCGCTAGGAGGCCTGTTTAG